One window of the Amia ocellicauda isolate fAmiCal2 chromosome 18, fAmiCal2.hap1, whole genome shotgun sequence genome contains the following:
- the LOC136714090 gene encoding CCN family member 3 isoform X1, with the protein MQTLKTVGRLSVLCVLAQMCSLARSCPSQCHCTEEAPLCAPGVQLVLDDCACCLVCARQKGQPCSERNPCDSRKGLHCDYTADADLKTGVCMAREGDICVFDGSVYQNGEIFFPSCKYQCACRDGQIGCVPRCNLDVLLPGPDCPFPRKVQVPGECCEKWVCNPRAETPLGGFAMAAYREEETVGVGANLLDPSVNCIEQTTEWGACSRSCGLGVSTRVTNCNRHCEMVKQNRLCIVRPCGQQHRNPSKKGKKCMRTTKTVIPTHFTFKNCTSIQAYRPRFCGVCRDGRCCTPHSTKTVQVEFRCPQGKVIKKPMMFINTCACHSHCPRDNAVYHTSDPMFSGLKI; encoded by the exons ATGCAAACCCTGAAGACAGTTGGGCGACTATCGGTGTTGTGCGTCCTAGCGCAG ATGTGCTCCTTGGCCCGGTCATGCCCGTCTCAGTGCCACTGTACGGAAGAGGCGCCTCTGTGCGCCCCTGGGGTTCAGCTGGTGCTGGATGACTGCGCCTGCTGCCTGGTGTGCGCCCGGCAGAAGGGACAGCCCTGTTCGGAGAGAAACCCCTGCGACTCCCGCAAGGGGCTGCACTGCGATTACACGGCTGATGCGGATCTCAAGACAGGTGTTTGCATGG CCCGGGAAGGGGATATCTGTGTGTTTGATGGCTCTGTCTATCAGAACGGTGAAATATTCTTCCCCAGCTGTAAATACCAGTGTGCCTGCAGAGACGGGCAAATAGGCTGCGTGCCCCGCTGTAACCTGGACGTCTTGCTCCCCGGCCCCGACTGCCCCTTCCCCAGGAAAGTGCAGGTCCCGGGCGAGTGCTGCGAGAAGTGGGTGTGCAACCCCAGGGCAGAAACCCCCCTTGGAGGCTTCGCGATGGCCG CTTACAGGGAAGAGGAGACAGTTGGAGTTGGAGCCAACCTCTTGGATCCCAGTGTCAACTGCATTGAGCAGACCACAGAGTGGGGGGCCTGCTCACGGTCCTGTGGGCTGGGGGTGTCAACCCGCGTGACCAATTGCAACCGACACTGCGAGATGGTGAAGCAGAACCGCCTGTGTATTGTCAGGCCCTGCGGTCAGCAGCACAGGAACCCGAGCAAG AAAGGAAAGAAGTGCATGAGAACCACCAAGACTGTGATTCCAACTCACTTCACATTCAAAAACTGCACCAGCATCCAGGCCTACAGACCCAGATTCTGTGGCGTGTGCCGGGACGGACGGTGCTGCACGCCACACAGCACCAAGACCGTGCAGGTGGAGTTTCGGTGTCCACAGGGCAAAGTCATTAAGAAGCCCATGATGTTCATCAACACCTGTGCCTGCCACAGCCACTGCCCCCGAGACAATGCAGTCTACCACACGTCAGACCCTATGTTCAGCGGACTGAAAATATAA
- the LOC136714090 gene encoding CCN family member 3 isoform X2: MQTLKTVGRLSVLCVLAQMCSLARSCPSQCHCTEEAPLCAPGVQLVLDDCACCLVCARQKGQPCSERNPCDSRKGLHCDYTADADLKTAREGDICVFDGSVYQNGEIFFPSCKYQCACRDGQIGCVPRCNLDVLLPGPDCPFPRKVQVPGECCEKWVCNPRAETPLGGFAMAAYREEETVGVGANLLDPSVNCIEQTTEWGACSRSCGLGVSTRVTNCNRHCEMVKQNRLCIVRPCGQQHRNPSKKGKKCMRTTKTVIPTHFTFKNCTSIQAYRPRFCGVCRDGRCCTPHSTKTVQVEFRCPQGKVIKKPMMFINTCACHSHCPRDNAVYHTSDPMFSGLKI; the protein is encoded by the exons ATGCAAACCCTGAAGACAGTTGGGCGACTATCGGTGTTGTGCGTCCTAGCGCAG ATGTGCTCCTTGGCCCGGTCATGCCCGTCTCAGTGCCACTGTACGGAAGAGGCGCCTCTGTGCGCCCCTGGGGTTCAGCTGGTGCTGGATGACTGCGCCTGCTGCCTGGTGTGCGCCCGGCAGAAGGGACAGCCCTGTTCGGAGAGAAACCCCTGCGACTCCCGCAAGGGGCTGCACTGCGATTACACGGCTGATGCGGATCTCAAGACAG CCCGGGAAGGGGATATCTGTGTGTTTGATGGCTCTGTCTATCAGAACGGTGAAATATTCTTCCCCAGCTGTAAATACCAGTGTGCCTGCAGAGACGGGCAAATAGGCTGCGTGCCCCGCTGTAACCTGGACGTCTTGCTCCCCGGCCCCGACTGCCCCTTCCCCAGGAAAGTGCAGGTCCCGGGCGAGTGCTGCGAGAAGTGGGTGTGCAACCCCAGGGCAGAAACCCCCCTTGGAGGCTTCGCGATGGCCG CTTACAGGGAAGAGGAGACAGTTGGAGTTGGAGCCAACCTCTTGGATCCCAGTGTCAACTGCATTGAGCAGACCACAGAGTGGGGGGCCTGCTCACGGTCCTGTGGGCTGGGGGTGTCAACCCGCGTGACCAATTGCAACCGACACTGCGAGATGGTGAAGCAGAACCGCCTGTGTATTGTCAGGCCCTGCGGTCAGCAGCACAGGAACCCGAGCAAG AAAGGAAAGAAGTGCATGAGAACCACCAAGACTGTGATTCCAACTCACTTCACATTCAAAAACTGCACCAGCATCCAGGCCTACAGACCCAGATTCTGTGGCGTGTGCCGGGACGGACGGTGCTGCACGCCACACAGCACCAAGACCGTGCAGGTGGAGTTTCGGTGTCCACAGGGCAAAGTCATTAAGAAGCCCATGATGTTCATCAACACCTGTGCCTGCCACAGCCACTGCCCCCGAGACAATGCAGTCTACCACACGTCAGACCCTATGTTCAGCGGACTGAAAATATAA